A single genomic interval of Verrucomicrobiota bacterium harbors:
- a CDS encoding arylsulfatase: protein MKSLFLCFVLGLIVLTGCSKEVESNNLSKAAGVKPNIILMMADDMGMGDTSAYQDFTGNADSVQVRTPQMERLADLGMRFTDAHTPSSRCSPTRYGLLTGRYPWRNRLKHWVLFGSQGDPMIEADRPTIASMLRDHGYTTAMFGKWHVGLRYRQADGRPAAGWDDADLTQPLHTSPIDHGFDIAKFTSRSHGTSGPNLTDGKPIQFRGPGHIDGRVAIAATGVGRETEVEGPDAYIWEKLGSRHSDNAVDFLDNHIGKEDTQNKPFFLYYPSNSNHGPYTPDDSIGGVPVAGAARTVSGESMDKRHNYIYENDVALGRLIDWLQEHDDPRNPGKKLFETTILIFTSDNGAEKDSDIATGPFRSHKGSVYEGGHRVPFIVSWPEGGVGVTTNPAPISLQDLYATFAEIVGAKLPELGAGEKGAEDSYSILSAFKGADLSGRSPLFFNDHKEAKEDPAVLAMRLDSPTVNGHLYQGQWKLFFDPQLLRAGKAKPYELYNLAEDQWETTNLINDSKLGPLKNHLTSLALHHRNAGGHRYTEFADSGQIVFDWEDGHFSETETINGITLSIQRPNDSMQVNSGEAILIRFDKNVIVDSAAIVAGEGVCGGFYTVGNHAPLAIYCVDADLDDKDQSGVLSDIGFLKAGEILRLDSSPHFGVEASGQWRLEALSVRAVK, encoded by the coding sequence ATGAAATCTCTTTTTTTGTGTTTCGTCTTAGGATTAATTGTTCTTACGGGGTGTTCTAAAGAGGTTGAATCCAATAACCTTTCTAAAGCAGCCGGGGTGAAACCGAACATCATCCTCATGATGGCGGATGATATGGGAATGGGGGATACCAGCGCTTATCAGGATTTCACTGGAAATGCAGACAGCGTCCAGGTCCGGACGCCTCAGATGGAAAGGCTCGCGGACTTAGGTATGCGGTTTACGGATGCACATACTCCCTCGTCCCGCTGTTCTCCTACACGCTATGGTTTACTGACTGGACGCTACCCCTGGCGCAATCGACTGAAGCACTGGGTTCTTTTTGGATCGCAGGGTGATCCGATGATCGAAGCGGATCGACCGACTATCGCCTCGATGCTACGGGACCATGGCTACACAACGGCGATGTTCGGCAAATGGCATGTCGGTCTTCGTTATCGTCAAGCGGATGGCCGACCGGCCGCTGGTTGGGACGATGCGGATCTTACCCAGCCTTTGCACACATCGCCCATAGATCATGGATTTGATATAGCCAAATTTACTTCTCGCTCGCATGGAACTTCAGGTCCCAATCTGACTGACGGAAAGCCGATCCAATTCCGCGGGCCAGGTCACATCGATGGGCGAGTTGCCATTGCAGCCACGGGAGTTGGCAGGGAAACGGAAGTAGAAGGTCCTGATGCCTACATCTGGGAGAAGCTGGGGAGTCGTCACTCAGACAACGCCGTCGATTTTTTGGACAACCACATAGGCAAGGAGGACACTCAGAACAAACCGTTCTTTCTCTATTATCCCTCCAATTCGAACCACGGACCGTATACACCCGATGATTCCATTGGTGGAGTACCGGTCGCCGGGGCGGCAAGAACGGTGTCCGGTGAATCCATGGATAAACGTCATAACTATATTTATGAAAACGATGTGGCTCTCGGACGGCTGATTGACTGGTTGCAGGAGCATGATGATCCTCGGAATCCGGGAAAGAAGCTATTCGAAACGACCATCCTCATATTTACCAGCGACAATGGAGCAGAGAAGGATAGTGATATAGCAACCGGTCCTTTTCGGAGTCATAAAGGATCCGTTTACGAAGGCGGCCATCGGGTGCCCTTTATTGTCAGCTGGCCTGAAGGCGGGGTCGGTGTTACCACCAATCCTGCTCCTATTAGCTTGCAGGATCTGTATGCCACGTTTGCCGAGATTGTTGGAGCGAAATTGCCGGAATTGGGGGCAGGTGAAAAGGGTGCTGAGGACAGCTACAGTATTCTCTCAGCTTTCAAGGGAGCGGACCTGAGTGGAAGGTCGCCTTTGTTTTTCAATGACCACAAGGAAGCCAAAGAAGATCCGGCTGTATTGGCCATGCGCCTGGATTCGCCAACGGTAAACGGTCATCTTTACCAAGGACAGTGGAAACTTTTTTTCGACCCGCAATTGCTTCGAGCAGGGAAAGCCAAACCTTACGAATTGTATAACCTTGCGGAAGATCAATGGGAGACCACGAACCTGATTAACGATTCGAAACTGGGGCCATTGAAAAATCATCTTACCTCCCTGGCCCTACATCATCGAAACGCCGGTGGACACCGCTACACCGAATTTGCGGATTCCGGGCAGATTGTATTCGATTGGGAGGATGGGCATTTCTCAGAAACGGAAACCATCAACGGTATCACTCTCAGTATTCAGCGTCCTAACGATTCAATGCAGGTAAATTCTGGAGAAGCCATTTTGATTCGTTTTGATAAAAATGTTATTGTGGACTCAGCTGCCATCGTTGCGGGTGAAGGGGTATGTGGTGGTTTCTATACCGTGGGTAACCATGCACCGCTTGCCATTTACTGCGTCGACGCTGACCTAGACGATAAAGATCAAAGTGGTGTACTTAGCGACATTGGTTTCCTAAAGGCTGGAGAAATATTACGCCTGGACAGTAGTCCGCATTTCGGGGTTGAAGCATCCGGCCAATGGAGATTGGAGGCTCTTTCGGTTCGGGCGGTAAAATAA
- a CDS encoding SLC13 family permease, with protein sequence MDPIFVLLLGIVIVFAGILLFKLHAFFTLILAAMAVAAFTSTDMLTAYWIGEGESAAAAAKLANSAFGERVAISFGVTCGKIGIVICMASIIGKCLLDSGAAMRIVRTILRMLGEKNAPAAMGVSGFVLGIPVFFDTVFYLLIPLAKALAASTKKNYGLYVLAIIAGGSIAHSQIPPTPGPLFVAEMLNIEIGVMMMGGIVVGGIAASCGMVYAYWINKVKPIPFRDMEDGSDSNAQSWDNLKDEDLPSFWISVSPILLPLLLLSGKTILTTMAGAIGMELPSWLNSTVQWLGDKNVALTIAACLGIFTLYRAKKNQGNAVKTAMQSALASGGIVLMITCAGGSFGGMLQQSGIRGVVEQFSDATSMGLLPMAFILTALIRTVQGSATVAMITSVGILAPLAASGTLGFHPIYLAMVIGFGSKPFPWMNDSGFWVISKMSGMTEGETIINFSFMATIMATVGLIICMIASSVLPLV encoded by the coding sequence ATGGACCCTATCTTCGTTCTTCTTCTCGGAATCGTCATTGTTTTTGCTGGCATTCTTTTGTTCAAACTACACGCGTTTTTTACCCTGATTCTGGCCGCGATGGCTGTGGCAGCGTTTACTTCAACGGACATGCTAACAGCTTACTGGATCGGGGAAGGCGAGTCGGCTGCGGCCGCCGCGAAGCTGGCCAACTCGGCATTCGGGGAAAGAGTGGCAATCTCGTTTGGTGTAACCTGCGGCAAGATAGGCATCGTCATTTGCATGGCCTCCATCATTGGTAAATGTTTACTGGATAGTGGAGCCGCAATGCGAATCGTGCGAACCATTCTACGAATGTTAGGTGAGAAAAACGCTCCGGCGGCTATGGGAGTCAGTGGTTTCGTTTTAGGGATTCCCGTATTTTTTGATACTGTATTTTATTTATTAATTCCCCTCGCCAAAGCATTGGCGGCCTCCACCAAGAAAAACTATGGTCTTTATGTTTTAGCGATCATCGCCGGTGGTTCGATCGCTCATTCGCAAATACCACCCACTCCGGGGCCGCTCTTCGTAGCAGAAATGCTCAATATTGAAATAGGTGTTATGATGATGGGAGGAATCGTCGTTGGAGGCATTGCTGCTTCATGCGGAATGGTCTACGCTTATTGGATTAACAAGGTAAAACCTATTCCTTTTCGCGATATGGAAGATGGTTCCGACTCAAACGCGCAAAGCTGGGATAACCTGAAAGATGAAGACCTTCCGTCGTTTTGGATTTCAGTGAGCCCTATTTTATTACCGCTTCTTCTCCTTTCGGGTAAAACGATTCTGACAACTATGGCCGGTGCTATCGGCATGGAATTGCCCTCGTGGTTGAATTCAACGGTTCAGTGGCTTGGAGACAAGAATGTAGCATTAACCATCGCTGCCTGTCTTGGAATATTCACCCTTTATAGGGCTAAGAAAAATCAAGGAAACGCAGTAAAGACCGCCATGCAGTCTGCCTTAGCCAGTGGTGGTATCGTATTGATGATCACCTGTGCTGGTGGTTCCTTTGGTGGGATGCTTCAGCAGTCCGGTATTCGCGGTGTGGTCGAACAGTTTTCCGATGCGACCTCTATGGGGTTACTTCCCATGGCTTTTATTTTAACTGCCTTGATTCGCACCGTTCAAGGTTCTGCAACCGTAGCTATGATAACCTCAGTCGGAATACTGGCCCCGTTAGCCGCAAGCGGTACCTTGGGATTTCATCCTATTTATTTGGCGATGGTAATTGGTTTTGGCTCCAAACCCTTTCCATGGATGAATGACAGTGGATTTTGGGTCATCAGTAAAATGAGCGGAATGACCGAAGGTGAGACTATAATCAATTTTTCATTTATGGCTACCATCATGGCAACAGTAGGGCTGATTATTTGTATGATTGCATCGTCCGTGTTGCCATTGGTCTAG
- a CDS encoding DUF4976 domain-containing protein has protein sequence MLDLYPTLVEICGLPDPGHLEGKSLVPLLKNPKTKTGDAVLMTHKYKNHAVRSENWRYIRYEDGSEELYDHTKDPREYENLEAYPEYSEIKVYLAQWLPDVNVAPIPEKKD, from the coding sequence TTGTTAGATCTATATCCAACCCTGGTAGAAATTTGCGGACTCCCTGATCCTGGTCATTTGGAAGGAAAAAGCCTGGTGCCTCTTTTGAAAAATCCGAAGACCAAGACCGGCGATGCAGTGTTAATGACGCACAAATATAAAAATCACGCCGTCAGGTCGGAAAACTGGCGGTATATTCGATACGAAGATGGTTCTGAGGAATTGTATGACCACACAAAAGATCCGAGAGAGTATGAGAACCTGGAGGCTTACCCTGAGTATTCAGAAATTAAGGTCTATCTAGCGCAGTGGTTGCCGGACGTTAATGTTGCGCCCATACCTGAAAAGAAGGACTGA
- a CDS encoding sulfatase-like hydrolase/transferase, translating to MKIIRPVFLFTFSLCLLPSVLLAEARPNVLFIAVDDMNDWVGFLKAYPGVKTPHLDKLAKEGVVFANAHCASPGCNPSRTSIMTGLRPSSTGVYANGDDWRVMEYTKDVVTLPDSFWAAGYTTKGGGKLYHAHTIFEESLTGHLDPDPWDTFYPSKEQQLPKEITPDVWPVNSNNDFYRGRIDWSPLDISDNEMADGQVVSWAEEELSKEHAKPLFLAVGVYRPHWPWWVPQSYFDQHPLDEIQLIQEPADDLDDIPEAGQKMIRKEWHAWIMENNQRKKIVQAYLASMTFADAMVGRLISALENGPMANTPLWYYGPIMGITLGAKIIGRNLPSGRKQRTCHSSLRIGEAEIIVVQICGSWGAVPINL from the coding sequence TTGAAAATTATTCGTCCGGTTTTTCTGTTTACTTTTAGTCTATGCCTACTTCCTAGTGTATTACTTGCAGAAGCGCGACCCAACGTGTTGTTTATCGCTGTCGACGACATGAATGATTGGGTCGGTTTTTTAAAAGCCTACCCGGGAGTAAAGACTCCACATTTGGACAAATTGGCAAAAGAAGGTGTTGTGTTTGCCAATGCGCACTGTGCGTCCCCAGGTTGCAATCCTTCGCGCACAAGTATTATGACCGGACTCCGGCCTTCGAGCACTGGAGTTTATGCCAACGGCGATGACTGGCGGGTGATGGAATATACCAAGGACGTTGTAACCCTTCCTGATAGTTTTTGGGCGGCCGGCTACACAACAAAAGGCGGCGGTAAACTCTATCATGCTCATACCATTTTTGAAGAGTCGTTAACGGGTCATCTCGACCCAGATCCCTGGGATACTTTCTATCCCTCAAAAGAGCAGCAGTTGCCCAAAGAAATTACACCCGACGTATGGCCCGTAAATTCCAATAACGATTTTTACAGAGGCAGAATCGATTGGTCACCCCTGGATATTTCCGATAATGAAATGGCCGACGGACAAGTTGTCAGTTGGGCCGAAGAAGAATTATCCAAAGAGCACGCCAAACCTCTTTTTCTCGCCGTAGGCGTTTATCGACCCCATTGGCCCTGGTGGGTCCCTCAATCCTATTTTGATCAACACCCCTTAGATGAGATCCAACTCATTCAAGAACCAGCGGATGATTTGGATGATATTCCGGAAGCAGGCCAAAAGATGATTCGAAAGGAGTGGCACGCCTGGATCATGGAAAATAATCAGAGAAAGAAAATTGTTCAGGCCTACCTTGCCTCGATGACTTTTGCCGATGCTATGGTGGGACGCCTCATTTCTGCCCTGGAAAACGGGCCCATGGCAAATACACCATTGTGGTACTATGGTCCGATCATGGGTATCACTTTGGGAGCAAAAATCATTGGGAGAAATTTGCCCTCTGGGAGGAAGCAACGCACGTGCCACTCATCTTTACGGATCGGCGAAGCGGAAATAATCGTAGTTCAGATTTGTGGCAGTTGGGGAGCCGTTCCAATCAACCTGTAA
- a CDS encoding sulfatase, whose amino-acid sequence MKIITTVLLLTVSLATSAFSADKPNLVFIIADDCTFREIGCYGGQALTPNIDRLATEGMRFENCFQTAPMCSPTRHTIYTGLYPVKSGAYPNHTNAYGYVQSVVHYLQPLGYQVAQSGKTHIGPDSVFPFESIKAVQNNPNMKGIDKLFSEASKSKEPFCLFACSNEPHSPWDKGDASVYPPDKVELPPYMVDTSKVRDSFSKYLAEITYFDGQVGEILGMLDKHGLSENTLVMVVSEQGNSFPFAKWTCYDSGLQSAMVVRWPGVVKPNTVSDAMVEYVDVTPTFIDAAGGAPINNLDGLSFLPVLKGETNHHKDQVYGLMTTRGINKGSDAFAIRSIRNDQYKLILNLNHETKFTNACTESSDFKSMVDKANAGDATAKKLVNAYYYRPAVELFDVKSDPLEMNNIAGDSAHANVIKDLKGKLHAWMDEQGDDGIGTEMKAYERMPRRSGSNAQ is encoded by the coding sequence ATGAAAATCATAACCACCGTTTTATTGCTTACCGTCAGTTTGGCCACCTCGGCCTTTTCTGCTGATAAACCGAACCTGGTGTTCATTATCGCCGATGATTGCACGTTTAGAGAAATCGGCTGCTACGGAGGTCAGGCGCTGACGCCAAATATCGATCGCTTGGCCACGGAAGGAATGCGCTTTGAAAACTGCTTTCAGACCGCTCCCATGTGTTCGCCGACGCGGCACACTATTTATACCGGTTTATACCCGGTGAAGAGTGGGGCCTATCCCAACCATACCAATGCGTATGGTTACGTCCAAAGCGTGGTTCATTATCTGCAACCTTTAGGCTACCAAGTAGCCCAGTCGGGGAAAACGCATATCGGACCCGACAGCGTTTTTCCTTTTGAGTCTATCAAAGCAGTTCAGAACAACCCGAACATGAAAGGGATCGACAAACTCTTTAGTGAAGCGAGCAAGAGCAAAGAACCGTTCTGTCTATTTGCCTGTTCGAATGAACCGCATTCACCCTGGGACAAGGGGGATGCGTCTGTATATCCGCCGGATAAGGTCGAGCTTCCGCCTTACATGGTCGATACCTCCAAGGTCCGTGACAGCTTCAGCAAGTATCTGGCAGAAATCACTTACTTCGATGGGCAGGTAGGAGAGATTCTGGGAATGCTCGATAAACATGGCTTGAGCGAAAACACGTTGGTGATGGTGGTCTCGGAACAAGGCAACTCGTTTCCTTTCGCCAAGTGGACCTGCTATGACAGTGGGTTACAATCCGCTATGGTCGTTCGTTGGCCCGGTGTGGTAAAACCGAATACGGTAAGCGATGCGATGGTCGAATATGTGGACGTAACGCCGACCTTCATCGATGCAGCGGGAGGAGCTCCGATTAACAATTTGGATGGCCTCAGTTTTCTCCCGGTTTTGAAAGGGGAAACCAATCACCATAAAGATCAGGTGTATGGGCTGATGACAACACGTGGAATCAATAAGGGCTCCGATGCGTTTGCCATACGCTCCATTCGCAATGACCAGTACAAGCTGATCCTGAATCTGAACCACGAAACCAAATTCACCAATGCCTGTACCGAGTCGAGTGATTTTAAGTCGATGGTCGATAAGGCGAATGCCGGTGACGCGACAGCCAAGAAATTGGTCAATGCCTACTACTACAGGCCTGCGGTTGAGCTATTCGATGTGAAGTCTGATCCTTTGGAGATGAACAACATTGCCGGTGATTCTGCCCATGCAAATGTTATAAAGGATTTGAAGGGAAAATTGCATGCATGGATGGATGAACAAGGTGACGATGGAATCGGAACAGAAATGAAAGCTTACGAACGCATGCCAAGAAGATCAGGGTCTAATGCTCAATAG
- a CDS encoding PQQ-binding-like beta-propeller repeat protein: MKCLLILSFLLVLNAAFADWPQGPGATGDFSTSGKYPLKWSVAEDRSIAWKLTLPETGQSTPVISNGRVFFTTFQAVQQDSAVASGIVAWCCDEKTGEVLWQRDIPGRYPLKMSGPFSDSSSPSAVCDGKRVVFINGSGTIACFDLDGYVQWKRVIFTASRNIPFLSNGKLVFTRQIYAPDEVGHFTHEHVDAPLEKWTQLQALDMATGEDRWVSSCGVNMGCAILPQKLSDGRDVALVGRGGGHSPPEKPEGVSLVDLKEGSTIWTLPLEGFMATQSNIIRGDLVHIFHKGLHLTVNALNGEIVNEVSIIDAIPTRRRSEDGWTSTKETLVEKKGRMITQGSNLLVGKYHYFRSYTSPYLGRVNVDTGSVEYLEFPLQVSREKGEKERLLWYVPPKSKQDTELRLQAFALNDIKNSRGFVVNGDQRSEGNGWGHIAAPSPSVTDDYLYIPVMSGTVYVLRWNVDQLNEDALVAVNDLGPIGRSWTRASLSFANGRIFAHTIRELICIGE; encoded by the coding sequence ATGAAATGTCTTCTTATCCTGAGTTTTCTTCTCGTTCTTAACGCTGCTTTTGCGGATTGGCCGCAGGGTCCGGGTGCTACAGGTGATTTTAGCACGTCGGGTAAATATCCGCTGAAATGGAGCGTGGCGGAAGACCGGTCCATCGCCTGGAAACTTACCTTGCCCGAGACGGGACAAAGCACGCCGGTCATCTCGAACGGTCGGGTTTTCTTTACGACGTTTCAGGCTGTTCAGCAGGATTCCGCTGTTGCCAGCGGTATTGTTGCGTGGTGTTGCGATGAGAAAACCGGAGAAGTACTTTGGCAGCGGGACATTCCCGGGCGCTATCCCCTCAAGATGTCGGGCCCTTTCAGCGACAGTAGTTCGCCCTCGGCCGTGTGTGATGGGAAGCGCGTGGTATTTATCAATGGATCGGGGACGATCGCCTGTTTTGATCTGGATGGATACGTGCAGTGGAAGAGGGTAATTTTTACGGCGAGCCGAAACATCCCTTTTTTAAGTAATGGCAAGCTTGTATTTACCCGGCAGATTTATGCACCGGATGAAGTTGGGCATTTTACGCATGAACATGTGGATGCTCCACTGGAGAAGTGGACGCAGCTTCAGGCACTGGATATGGCAACCGGGGAGGACCGGTGGGTGTCAAGCTGTGGCGTGAACATGGGGTGTGCGATTCTTCCGCAGAAACTGAGCGATGGAAGAGATGTTGCTCTGGTGGGTCGTGGGGGAGGGCATTCGCCACCGGAAAAACCGGAAGGGGTTTCGCTGGTAGATCTCAAAGAGGGCTCCACCATCTGGACGCTACCGCTGGAAGGATTTATGGCCACGCAGTCGAATATTATTCGTGGCGATTTGGTTCATATTTTCCACAAGGGACTGCACCTGACAGTGAACGCGCTCAATGGAGAAATCGTAAATGAGGTATCTATCATCGATGCCATTCCGACTCGCCGTCGGAGTGAAGATGGTTGGACATCCACTAAAGAAACGCTCGTTGAAAAGAAGGGGCGGATGATAACGCAGGGATCCAATTTGTTAGTGGGTAAGTATCATTATTTCAGAAGTTATACCTCGCCCTACCTGGGGCGGGTAAATGTGGATACGGGATCAGTCGAGTACCTCGAATTTCCGTTGCAAGTGTCGCGGGAGAAAGGAGAGAAGGAACGACTTCTCTGGTATGTTCCGCCGAAGTCAAAGCAGGATACAGAGCTGCGTCTTCAGGCCTTTGCCCTGAACGATATAAAAAATTCCCGCGGGTTTGTGGTGAATGGTGACCAGCGATCGGAAGGGAATGGCTGGGGTCATATCGCCGCGCCCAGTCCATCGGTGACGGATGATTACCTGTATATTCCTGTGATGAGCGGGACGGTGTATGTTCTCCGTTGGAATGTGGATCAATTGAATGAGGACGCCCTCGTCGCGGTGAACGACCTGGGTCCGATTGGTCGCTCCTGGACACGGGCAAGTTTGTCGTTTGCCAATGGAAGAATCTTTGCCCATACGATTCGTGAACTCATTTGCATCGGAGAATGA